In Alkalinema sp. FACHB-956, the following proteins share a genomic window:
- a CDS encoding WD40 repeat domain-containing serine/threonine protein kinase: protein MVWMPDQQIFNGHYTIVDELGEGGFGKTYLATNLQGKQEVIKTLNDKILYHPNRDKLTQAFYDEANHLFKLHQAHQNNPWIRHVVQVTHLFREGDVPCFAMEYLDGESLADRLSAGVIPEADAVRWIEQVGRALELVHREGVLHRDIKPENIMLRSDGSAVLIDFGIAREFRPELTAQTHTVMGSEGYAPPEQHDERAQRGPFTDVYALAATLYELLSRVHPQVSWARLQKDEMQPLQLMNLGVSDRVCEAVMEGLRLDGRLRPQSVGQWLGRLLGEKVTPNEERTLTLSGEQVSLPPNSSDRHHQKSIFLNVQQNIVHKVQDFGRCLVRLINSLQTMIKIIVRVKWYYPVGLTIILVIIFFQQPITKWVQSVQGNFINLNLPLIQAFNGFSLERMLESKSNNNRGQMIVQENGKLLADLNKDSIKIWNFYTGELLTNILVKELRPITSSYDEIIAISPDFKYLISRHDSKNIIWELPALTEKTLEKPKKRLLPIKISENDDIQVSSDFKYLITRKDQEVSLWNWSRPDQLLGNLILDKGDIVKYNDKYLIAHNYKNLTVKLWDLENTKKILSSRKLSSEGNFLERRNFCSSDNVVCQINTLEQDMIYNLENQLGEPICPNKNCYYDERSGYIIQRNDFKILNLRTNEEYYLKSSQNNSIIGDKESKTFYFDKEHKQILGIQPGSQPRIRIYRLRDGVLTATIQADSVDIPNYVKHVQTSLNGQRLFLFACESNDASFHDAVYVLSKTCYLTVHNLQTAESLALLKVQGNDYGDNELYISHDRKVIAINSSMGNGSSIQLLDLNSGILTHHLKTRKISSISFSSDNKYLFAQSDNGIEVWKLPK from the coding sequence ATGGTGTGGATGCCAGATCAACAGATTTTTAATGGCCATTACACGATCGTGGATGAGCTAGGTGAAGGGGGATTTGGTAAAACTTACCTAGCGACGAATCTTCAAGGAAAGCAGGAAGTCATTAAAACACTAAATGACAAAATTCTCTACCATCCAAACCGGGATAAATTAACGCAGGCTTTTTATGATGAAGCCAATCATTTATTCAAGTTACATCAGGCCCATCAGAACAATCCTTGGATACGTCATGTGGTGCAAGTGACGCATTTGTTTCGGGAAGGGGATGTACCTTGTTTTGCGATGGAGTATTTGGATGGGGAGTCTTTGGCCGATCGCTTGAGTGCAGGTGTGATCCCAGAGGCGGATGCGGTGCGCTGGATTGAGCAAGTGGGAAGAGCTTTGGAGTTGGTGCATCGGGAGGGGGTTTTGCATCGGGATATTAAGCCGGAGAATATCATGCTGCGATCGGATGGGTCGGCAGTGCTGATTGATTTTGGGATTGCGAGGGAGTTTAGACCGGAATTGACCGCACAAACTCATACGGTGATGGGTTCGGAGGGATATGCACCGCCGGAGCAGCATGATGAGCGGGCGCAGCGGGGGCCGTTTACGGATGTGTATGCGTTGGCGGCAACGTTGTATGAGTTGTTGTCGAGGGTGCATCCGCAGGTATCTTGGGCGCGGTTGCAAAAAGATGAGATGCAGCCGTTACAGTTGATGAATCTGGGAGTGAGCGATCGGGTTTGTGAGGCGGTGATGGAGGGGTTGCGGTTGGATGGGCGGTTGCGGCCTCAGTCGGTGGGGCAGTGGTTAGGGCGGTTGTTGGGGGAGAAGGTGACGCCAAATGAAGAGAGAACTTTAACATTATCAGGTGAGCAGGTAAGCCTACCACCGAATAGTAGCGATAGGCATCATCAAAAATCTATTTTCTTAAATGTACAGCAGAATATCGTTCACAAAGTGCAAGATTTTGGACGCTGTTTAGTAAGACTCATCAACTCTCTTCAGACTATGATAAAAATCATAGTTAGAGTCAAATGGTACTACCCAGTGGGTTTGACAATTATTCTTGTAATTATATTTTTCCAACAGCCCATCACTAAATGGGTTCAATCAGTTCAAGGGAATTTTATAAATCTAAATCTGCCATTAATTCAGGCTTTCAATGGCTTTAGTTTAGAAAGAATGCTAGAGTCAAAATCGAATAATAATCGTGGTCAGATGATTGTTCAAGAGAATGGAAAATTATTGGCAGATTTGAATAAAGATAGTATTAAGATTTGGAATTTTTACACGGGTGAATTATTGACAAATATACTAGTCAAAGAACTTCGACCAATAACTTCTAGCTATGATGAAATTATTGCGATCAGCCCAGACTTTAAATATTTGATTAGTCGTCATGATAGCAAAAACATAATTTGGGAATTGCCAGCTTTAACTGAGAAAACTTTAGAAAAACCAAAGAAACGATTGTTGCCAATTAAGATTTCCGAGAATGATGATATTCAGGTCAGTTCAGATTTCAAGTATTTAATCACTCGTAAAGATCAAGAGGTATCATTGTGGAACTGGAGTAGACCAGATCAATTACTTGGCAATTTAATTCTTGATAAGGGCGATATTGTAAAATACAATGACAAATATTTAATTGCTCATAATTACAAAAATCTAACAGTTAAATTATGGGATTTAGAAAATACAAAAAAAATACTTAGTTCTAGAAAATTATCTTCAGAAGGTAATTTTCTAGAACGTCGAAATTTTTGTAGTAGTGACAACGTAGTTTGTCAAATAAATACTCTTGAGCAAGATATGATATACAATCTTGAAAATCAACTTGGAGAGCCTATTTGCCCTAATAAAAATTGTTACTATGATGAAAGAAGTGGATATATTATTCAACGTAATGATTTCAAAATTTTAAATCTAAGAACTAATGAAGAATATTACTTAAAAAGCTCTCAGAATAACAGTATTATTGGTGATAAGGAATCAAAAACTTTTTACTTTGATAAAGAGCATAAACAGATTCTTGGTATTCAGCCCGGTTCCCAGCCCAGAATTAGAATTTACAGACTTAGAGATGGTGTCTTAACTGCTACTATTCAAGCAGATTCTGTAGATATCCCCAATTACGTTAAGCATGTTCAAACCAGCTTGAATGGACAAAGACTGTTTCTTTTTGCATGTGAGTCTAATGATGCAAGTTTTCACGATGCTGTATACGTCTTGTCCAAAACATGCTATCTAACAGTTCATAATCTCCAAACAGCAGAAAGTCTTGCACTTCTTAAAGTCCAAGGTAATGATTATGGAGATAATGAACTTTATATTAGTCATGATCGGAAAGTCATTGCGATCAATTCTAGTATGGGTAATGGAAGTAGTATTCAACTTTTGGATCTAAATAGTGGAATACTTACTCACCATCTGAAAACGAGGAAGATTAGCTCAATATCTTTCAGCTCAGATAATAAATATCTATTTGCACAAAGTGACAACGGGATTGAAGTCTGGAAACTTCCGAAATAG
- the proS gene encoding proline--tRNA ligase, which produces MRLSQMLFVTLREDPADAEIPSHKLLVRAGFIRRIGSGLYTYLPLMWRVLQKVSTIVREEMNAAGAQELLMPQLQPSELWKESGRWDVYTKAEGIMFSLVDRQEREVGLGPTHEEVITAIARDMVRSYRQLPVNLYQIQTKFRDEIRPRFGLMRGREFIMKDSYSFHVDEASLKDTYAKMHDAYCNIFRRSGLKFRAVDADSGAIGGSGSQEFMVLAEAGEDEVLYTEDGKYAANVEKAISLPIDAVASSFTSFEKRETPGTDTIEKLCKFLDCSATQIVKNVLYQVVFDNGVIAAAIVSIRADQDVNEVKLQNELTKLAATYKATTVIGLTVPEAEAQKKWTAQPLPLGYLSPAIGDDYLQKAEGIVPQFIRVLDQTAADLQNFVTGADEVGYHVVGANWGSDFAQPKLVVDVRKAQAGDRASHDASQTLQTARGIEVGHIFQLGTKYSKAMGATFTNEQGEDKPFVMGCYGIGVSRLAQSAVEQSYDKDGIIWPVAIAPYHAVVVIPNINDTTQVETAERLYAELNAAGVETILDDRDERAGVKFKDSELIGIPFRVVTGKALKEGKVEVVKRATKEAQEVLVTEVVATLKQWVNEALSQ; this is translated from the coding sequence ATGCGACTTTCTCAAATGCTGTTCGTCACCCTGCGCGAGGATCCGGCGGATGCAGAAATTCCCAGCCACAAGTTACTGGTGCGGGCGGGGTTTATTCGGCGGATTGGTAGCGGCCTCTACACCTACCTACCGCTGATGTGGCGGGTCTTGCAAAAGGTGTCCACCATCGTGCGCGAGGAAATGAACGCAGCCGGTGCCCAGGAATTGCTGATGCCCCAGTTGCAGCCCTCGGAACTCTGGAAAGAATCGGGCCGCTGGGATGTCTACACCAAAGCAGAAGGCATCATGTTTTCCCTGGTCGATCGCCAGGAGCGGGAAGTCGGCCTCGGCCCCACCCACGAAGAAGTCATCACCGCGATCGCGCGGGATATGGTGCGCTCCTACCGCCAGTTGCCCGTCAACTTATACCAGATTCAAACCAAGTTCCGGGATGAAATTCGGCCTCGCTTTGGCCTGATGCGCGGTCGGGAATTCATCATGAAGGACTCCTATTCCTTCCACGTCGATGAAGCCAGCCTCAAAGATACCTACGCCAAAATGCACGATGCCTACTGCAATATTTTCCGGCGCAGTGGTCTGAAGTTCCGAGCAGTCGATGCAGACTCCGGCGCGATCGGCGGTTCCGGTTCCCAGGAGTTCATGGTGCTGGCGGAAGCAGGCGAAGATGAAGTGCTGTACACGGAAGATGGCAAATACGCCGCCAACGTGGAAAAAGCTATTTCCTTACCCATCGATGCAGTAGCGTCTAGCTTTACAAGCTTTGAAAAACGGGAAACACCGGGCACAGACACGATCGAAAAACTCTGCAAATTCCTGGATTGTTCCGCCACCCAGATCGTCAAAAACGTGCTCTACCAGGTGGTGTTTGACAATGGTGTGATTGCCGCCGCGATCGTCAGCATCCGCGCCGACCAGGACGTGAACGAAGTCAAATTGCAAAATGAACTGACCAAGCTAGCTGCAACTTACAAAGCCACGACGGTGATTGGCTTGACGGTCCCGGAAGCCGAAGCCCAGAAGAAATGGACGGCGCAACCGTTACCGTTGGGCTATCTGTCCCCCGCGATCGGCGATGACTATCTGCAAAAGGCCGAGGGCATTGTGCCGCAGTTCATCCGAGTGCTGGATCAAACCGCAGCGGATCTGCAAAACTTCGTCACGGGTGCCGATGAAGTCGGCTACCACGTCGTTGGAGCCAATTGGGGCAGCGATTTCGCCCAGCCCAAATTAGTCGTGGATGTGCGCAAAGCCCAAGCGGGCGATCGGGCTAGCCATGATGCCAGCCAAACCCTACAAACGGCGCGGGGCATTGAAGTAGGCCATATCTTCCAATTGGGTACCAAGTACTCCAAGGCCATGGGCGCAACCTTCACCAACGAACAGGGTGAAGATAAACCCTTCGTCATGGGTTGCTACGGCATTGGCGTATCCCGGTTAGCCCAGTCCGCCGTGGAGCAGTCCTACGACAAAGACGGTATCATCTGGCCCGTAGCGATCGCGCCCTACCATGCCGTGGTCGTGATTCCGAACATTAACGACACCACCCAAGTGGAAACAGCGGAACGGCTCTACGCGGAACTCAATGCAGCCGGGGTGGAAACGATTCTGGACGATCGGGATGAACGGGCAGGCGTCAAGTTCAAGGATTCCGAGTTGATTGGCATTCCGTTCCGAGTCGTGACGGGGAAGGCCCTGAAGGAGGGCAAGGTGGAAGTGGTTAAACGTGCCACCAAGGAAGCCCAGGAAGTCCTGGTGACGGAAGTGGTGGCAACCTTGAAGCAATGGGTCAATGAAGCGCTGTCACAGTAA
- a CDS encoding adenosine deaminase — MALYAELHRHLGGSVVPRILWRYLQRSESHLLQRFSDYPNFEDYYTRPRNTLEEYLELHSLVESVQTAETLPYFVYRLLRGAYVFENLAYLELRYTPYLRTDEHLSQSDRIAQMAEIVNIVGKASKQVEYPIVTSQIVCMHAQLPYEVNRAIVDLAIEQPHFICGIDLAGSDRLYGERMEEFIKLYAYARSHGINTTGHLYETPNGCYPELLPYLMRIGHGIQIPLRHPELLKEVAANRQCLEVCPSTYPKTGTLPDLSELKQVFDRCFDAGVDIAICTDNAGLHNVRLTQEYENLLTLDIIGFDELQACQEAAFRHAFAWSYGERPATLLHSLLQAKSQRSMQMV, encoded by the coding sequence GTGGCTCTGTATGCAGAACTCCACCGCCACTTAGGCGGCTCCGTCGTACCTAGAATTCTCTGGCGCTATTTGCAACGCAGCGAATCGCACTTATTGCAACGTTTTTCCGACTATCCCAACTTTGAAGATTACTACACCCGTCCGCGCAACACGCTGGAAGAATACCTAGAACTCCACAGCTTAGTGGAAAGCGTCCAAACAGCGGAAACCTTGCCCTACTTTGTCTATCGCCTGCTGCGCGGGGCCTACGTGTTTGAAAATTTGGCCTATTTGGAACTGCGCTACACACCCTATCTGCGTACCGACGAACATCTCAGCCAATCCGATCGCATTGCGCAAATGGCCGAGATCGTTAACATTGTCGGCAAGGCGAGTAAACAGGTGGAATATCCCATCGTAACCAGCCAAATCGTCTGTATGCACGCGCAGTTGCCCTACGAAGTGAATCGGGCGATCGTCGATTTGGCGATCGAACAGCCCCATTTTATCTGCGGGATTGACCTAGCAGGCAGCGATCGGCTCTATGGGGAACGCATGGAGGAATTCATTAAACTCTATGCCTATGCCCGATCCCATGGCATTAACACGACGGGTCATCTGTATGAGACCCCCAATGGCTGTTACCCCGAATTGCTGCCCTACCTCATGCGCATTGGCCATGGCATTCAAATTCCTTTACGCCATCCGGAGTTACTCAAGGAAGTTGCCGCGAATCGTCAGTGTTTAGAGGTCTGTCCCTCTACCTATCCCAAAACGGGAACCTTACCGGATCTCTCTGAGTTGAAGCAAGTGTTCGATCGTTGCTTTGACGCAGGGGTAGACATTGCCATTTGTACCGATAATGCGGGCTTGCACAATGTACGGCTGACCCAGGAATACGAAAACCTGTTGACGCTGGATATTATCGGCTTTGATGAGCTACAAGCCTGCCAGGAAGCGGCCTTCCGCCATGCCTTTGCCTGGTCCTACGGGGAGCGTCCAGCAACGCTGCTGCATAGCCTCTTGCAGGCAAAATCCCAGCGATCGATGCAGATGGTGTAA
- a CDS encoding ADP-ribosylglycohydrolase family protein, translated as MVDRADRIAGGLLGLLVGDALGVPYEFHPPENLPPIDQIEFNPPQGFHRTYAGIAPGTWSDDGAQALCLLASLLECDRFDPDDFGRRLLAWYDDGYLAVDSHVFDVGIHTGRVLSQIRRGVNPLQAGMMDPNAKGNGSLMRSLPIVLWCQGSDRELVELAHGQSQVTHGAITCQVCCALYCLWGRAILEAISNPWPAAVGQLRQMYADNPTDWADHLADLETSVQPEAAIVGQGSGYVVDCLRSARLALQRDHFEEVVKTAIALGNDTDTTACVAGGLAGLHHGIQGIPDRWQQQLRGQEILQPLLDALMQRW; from the coding sequence ATGGTCGATCGCGCCGATCGGATTGCCGGAGGTTTATTGGGACTGCTGGTGGGGGACGCCTTGGGGGTGCCCTACGAGTTCCATCCGCCGGAAAATCTGCCCCCGATCGACCAGATTGAGTTCAACCCCCCCCAGGGATTTCACCGCACCTACGCGGGAATTGCGCCCGGTACTTGGTCAGACGATGGAGCGCAGGCTTTGTGTTTGCTAGCGTCGCTGTTGGAGTGCGATCGCTTTGATCCCGATGACTTTGGCCGTCGTTTGCTGGCCTGGTACGACGATGGCTACCTGGCGGTGGACAGCCATGTCTTTGATGTGGGCATTCACACCGGGCGGGTCTTAAGCCAGATTCGCCGAGGGGTCAACCCGTTGCAGGCAGGCATGATGGATCCCAACGCTAAGGGCAATGGGTCGTTGATGCGATCGCTGCCGATCGTGCTCTGGTGCCAGGGGAGCGATCGGGAACTGGTGGAACTGGCCCATGGGCAATCCCAAGTCACCCACGGGGCAATCACCTGTCAGGTCTGTTGTGCGTTGTATTGCCTCTGGGGTCGCGCCATTCTGGAAGCGATCTCCAATCCCTGGCCAGCGGCGGTGGGACAATTACGGCAAATGTACGCAGATAATCCCACGGATTGGGCAGATCATCTAGCAGATTTGGAAACGTCCGTGCAGCCGGAGGCCGCGATCGTGGGTCAGGGCAGTGGCTACGTGGTAGATTGTTTACGATCGGCGCGATTAGCTTTACAAAGAGATCATTTTGAGGAAGTGGTGAAAACCGCGATCGCCTTGGGCAACGACACCGATACGACGGCCTGCGTTGCGGGAGGCTTAGCAGGATTACACCATGGGATTCAGGGCATTCCCGATCGCTGGCAACAACAACTCCGGGGGCAGGAAATTTTGCAACCGTTACTCGACGCGCTAATGCAACGGTGGTAA
- the glyQ gene encoding glycine--tRNA ligase subunit alpha, with protein sequence MNFQSVIAALHQFWSDRGCLIVQPYDTEKGAGTKSPHTFLRAIGPEPWSVAYAEPCRRPGDGRYGENPNRVQHYYQYQVLIKPSPENIQEIYLDSLRVLGIQPEDHDIRFVEDNWEDAAVGAWGVGWEVWLDGMEVTQFTYFQQCGGIDCKPVSVEITYGLERLTMYLQGVDSIFDIQWNDKLTYGDVHLQGEIEESTYNFEASDADLLFNLFKLYEQEAVRLMERELVLPAFGYVLKCSHTFNLLDARGVISVTERTRYIGKVRNLSRQVATLYLKQREALGFPLLKGEVAKV encoded by the coding sequence GTGAATTTCCAGTCGGTGATTGCGGCATTGCATCAATTTTGGAGCGATCGGGGGTGCTTGATCGTGCAGCCCTACGACACCGAAAAGGGCGCTGGAACCAAGAGTCCCCACACCTTTTTACGCGCGATCGGGCCGGAACCTTGGTCAGTGGCCTACGCAGAACCCTGCCGTCGCCCAGGGGATGGCCGCTATGGTGAAAACCCCAACCGTGTCCAGCACTACTACCAGTACCAAGTACTGATCAAACCCTCTCCAGAAAATATTCAAGAAATCTACCTCGACTCCCTGCGGGTGCTGGGTATTCAGCCGGAGGATCACGACATCCGCTTTGTGGAAGATAACTGGGAAGATGCCGCCGTGGGTGCGTGGGGCGTCGGCTGGGAAGTCTGGCTGGACGGCATGGAAGTCACCCAGTTCACCTACTTCCAACAATGCGGCGGTATCGACTGTAAGCCCGTTTCCGTTGAAATCACCTACGGCTTGGAACGGCTGACCATGTACCTGCAAGGCGTGGACTCGATCTTCGACATCCAGTGGAACGACAAGCTGACCTACGGCGACGTGCACCTGCAAGGGGAAATTGAGGAATCGACCTATAACTTTGAAGCCTCCGATGCTGATTTGCTGTTCAACCTGTTCAAGCTGTACGAGCAAGAAGCCGTGCGCTTGATGGAGCGAGAATTGGTGCTGCCGGCCTTTGGCTATGTGCTGAAGTGCTCCCATACGTTTAACCTGCTGGATGCGCGGGGCGTGATTTCCGTAACGGAGCGGACTCGCTACATTGGTAAGGTGCGCAATCTCTCCCGCCAGGTGGCCACGCTGTATCTCAAGCAGCGGGAAGCTTTGGGATTCCCCTTACTCAAGGGAGAAGTGGCTAAGGTGTAG
- a CDS encoding DUF1995 family protein — MTALPNTLEDAIVQAQDATKAAIAAGYTRLSVEFLFPELKVMPIAQTFVEAFSEFGAGIKVFFTDAGTAAWAKRNWGDVPYQFRSIDVAGSRQTTTVQEQVDGEDKLYLVVSPTSVEVNPLEEICNAAPGVPVILLNPRLEDISIVGIGYAGRMLRERFLNTIEPCYYLRPLDDETALTRFYPTPWQVWLEREGTWQAIAEEREKPDSEQLEAILNSATGNTRKKLGWAAELQQFLKALGR, encoded by the coding sequence ATGACCGCACTGCCTAACACCCTCGAAGACGCGATCGTCCAAGCCCAAGACGCAACGAAAGCGGCCATTGCTGCGGGATACACTCGCCTATCCGTTGAGTTCCTCTTTCCGGAACTAAAGGTGATGCCGATCGCGCAAACTTTTGTGGAGGCGTTTAGCGAGTTTGGTGCAGGGATTAAGGTCTTTTTCACCGATGCGGGAACGGCAGCTTGGGCAAAGCGGAATTGGGGTGACGTGCCCTACCAGTTCCGCAGCATTGACGTGGCGGGATCCCGGCAAACCACAACGGTACAGGAACAGGTAGACGGTGAAGATAAGCTCTATCTGGTGGTATCCCCCACTTCCGTGGAAGTCAATCCGCTGGAGGAAATTTGCAATGCAGCGCCAGGGGTGCCGGTTATTTTGCTCAACCCACGGCTGGAGGATATCAGCATCGTTGGGATTGGCTATGCGGGACGGATGTTGCGGGAGCGCTTTTTAAACACGATCGAACCTTGCTATTACCTACGACCCTTGGATGACGAAACGGCCCTGACTCGGTTCTATCCCACCCCCTGGCAAGTCTGGCTAGAACGGGAAGGCACCTGGCAAGCCATTGCTGAAGAACGGGAAAAACCGGACTCTGAACAATTAGAGGCAATTTTAAATTCCGCTACAGGAAATACTCGCAAAAAGCTGGGTTGGGCCGCAGAACTACAGCAATTTTTGAAAGCCCTCGGTCGATAA
- a CDS encoding metallophosphoesterase family protein, with product MSQVPRRIVIGDVHGHYDGLMQLFETLAPTTLDEIYFLGDLIDRGPKSAQVVEFVRNHGYGCVLGNHEQMLLESFPQGQVFAPALQAWLQSGGKATMASYENAETLLDHLGWLQTLPTYLDLGDLWLVHAGVHPEIPLQQQTPHQFCWIREEFHTILRPYFPDKLIITGHTITFTFSGVSPGEIVGGNGWLDIDTGAYHPKSGWLTALDTTAQKVYQVNVQTLAVRVRPLAEMLVQIQPESMSRRRSVLVL from the coding sequence ATGAGTCAGGTTCCTCGACGTATTGTGATTGGTGATGTGCACGGCCACTACGATGGGCTGATGCAGCTGTTTGAGACGCTTGCACCCACGACTCTCGATGAAATTTATTTCTTGGGAGACCTGATCGATCGTGGCCCCAAGAGCGCTCAAGTAGTGGAATTTGTGCGCAATCATGGTTATGGCTGTGTTTTAGGCAACCATGAGCAAATGCTCCTGGAATCGTTTCCCCAGGGCCAGGTATTTGCCCCTGCTCTCCAAGCATGGCTCCAGAGTGGGGGGAAGGCCACCATGGCCAGCTATGAAAATGCTGAAACTCTTTTGGATCACTTGGGTTGGTTGCAAACGTTACCCACGTATTTGGATTTAGGGGATCTCTGGCTCGTCCATGCCGGGGTTCATCCGGAAATCCCCCTCCAGCAACAGACACCCCATCAATTCTGCTGGATCCGTGAGGAATTCCACACTATCCTGCGTCCTTACTTCCCTGACAAATTAATTATCACTGGGCACACCATCACCTTTACCTTCTCAGGGGTGTCTCCGGGGGAGATTGTGGGAGGTAATGGTTGGCTGGATATTGATACGGGAGCCTACCATCCCAAAAGTGGTTGGCTAACGGCTTTGGATACGACTGCCCAAAAGGTCTATCAAGTCAACGTTCAAACCCTGGCAGTTCGGGTGAGACCCCTCGCGGAAATGCTGGTGCAAATTCAGCCAGAGTCCATGAGTCGGCGACGATCGGTGCTGGTTCTTTAG